The Populus nigra chromosome 4, ddPopNigr1.1, whole genome shotgun sequence genome contains the following window.
tgaagggTATAGTCTTGCTTGCTGGATCCTGAAGTGCTGTTGTGAACTTGGAATGTCTGCTGTGATGAGTGTTGAACGGAATCCAAAGCAATGAGCATTTTCTTATACCATTATTATGATCTTAATAGATTTGGAAGTCGAGGTTTTTGCTTTTGTGTATGACATTTTGGATGCTTACAACAGCATTATCAACTCCTCGCCCAGCTTGATCATATACTATCTTTGCAAATGTAGCTTCTTCTAAAATTACAGCTTCAAGTCTGGTGCAACATAATGCAATACTTTGGATTACAAGTAGTCTGGCAAAATTAGCATTAAAGATTTCACAATGTATGCAATATGATTATTCAGGTTCTTGTGGAGTATGTAATTATTGGCTGGATGCAGGCCGTATGGGTTATGTGGTTTGTCTCATGCCAAATTATGCATGTTTTCTTTAAAgaaattgtaatttaatttgttaccTTATTAAAGTTTTCATGTCAATTGATATATCTCATTTAGGAGAAAGATTTCGATTATAACTTGGATGCTTCTTGACAGGTTCTATCTGTTGTTGGGCTTCTTCAAGATGAAGTTGATCCAATGGTATCTGTGATGAAGGTGGAGAAGGCTCCATTAGAATCTTATGCTGACATAGGTGGTCTGGATGCCCAGATCCAGGAAATCAAAGAAGCAGTTGAGCTCCCACTGACTCATCCTGAATTATATGAAGATATTGGTATTAAGCCTCCTAAGGGAGTTATTTTGTATGGAGAGCCTGGGACTGGAAAGACCTTGCTTGCAAAGGTGtgtaatcaaaatattttccatTGCACCGTTGCACTTCTTGATGTCATCTTTGACTTGACTCTGAATCCAACATGGAGATTTTTCaccaaattattttcttttatagttGGCTTTTGTTGCTGTGTCTCTTTTTGAAAGCCCAAGTAAACActaatttcattgattttaaacCTAGAAACTGCTTATCACATAACTATGTTAGTTCAATGTATTCCAACATCAAGCAATCATTGCCAAGTTTAACCCGCATCACataattttttgctttgttCAGAATGACCAGAGAGAATTTTGTGCTTGCAAAATCAGTGACTTATGTTTCTACTCTAATATTCCTGGTATTTTTCATACGACTGCAGTAAATTTCTTGTTGAAAGCATACATGTAAGCATTTAGATGGTTTTTGTGCCTTGATGCGGTTGTTCTGTTGAAGTGCTGAATGTTTATATGGTTTTTACATGGAGGATAGCTATCTTATCAAAAGTGggagtaaatttattttttctgttaatttcTCTGTAATGGAATGGCATTACAATTTTATATAAGCTGACCAAACTAAACTGACTTCATAAGCCTTGGTGGTTTCCAGGCTGTGGCTAATTCAACATCAGCAACTTTCTTACGTGTTGTTGGAAGTGAATTGATTCAAAAGTACTTGGGAGATGGCCCAAAACTAGTGAGGGAGCTTTTCAGAGTTGCTGATGATCTCTCTCCATCTATTGTCTTCATCGATGAAATTGATGCTGTTGGTACAAAGAGGTGAGTTAGTAAAATTTACAGTTTACTTATGAAGTgggaataaataaaatatttatgttcttaCTGATATGATTTGAAATGTTTCTGCTTTAATATGTCTTACAGGTATGATGCCCATTCAGGCGGTGAACGTGAAATTCAGAGGACCATGTTGGAACTACTGAACCAGTTAGATGGTTTTGATTCGAGAGGAGATGTTAAAGTGATTCTTGCAACCAACCGAATTGAAAGCCTTGATCCTGCTTTGCTTCGGCCTGGTCGGATTGATAGGAAGATTGAATTCCCTCTTCCTGATATCAAAACAAGGAGGCGTATCTTCCAGGTATGCATGGCTTGATCGTGTGAAATAGCATTTGGAAGTCATTCTTTTTGATTGTTTGTGATCTTATGTCTTAttgctttgctttttttattattgaatctgTCAAGCTTGCTTTTACAATTAATCTCAATATGTGGATTGTAGATACACACAGCAAGAATGACATTAGCTGATGATGTCAACTTAGAAGAATTTGTTATGACCAAGGATGAGTTCTCTGGAGCAGATATAAAGGCAATATGCACTGAAGCTGGATTGCTTGCTTTACGAGAGCGGCGCATGAAGGTGAGCCACACATTTTGATTTCCTTAACTTTTGTTGGTGAGAGTATTTGGATTTCTCTTGGTCAAGATTTAGATTGTTCCTCAATAGAAGTTTAGTCATTCATTTTTCTGGGAATCCCAATGACTCCAATTTCCTTTTATTACTATTATGTGATGGGGGATTGGTCCCCCCCATTGTGTAGCCCAAGGTTCATTTGGAACCCTCCCCATgaactgaaaacaaaaattaaaatacacacACGCATGCACACACGCACACCCTACTCGGCAACCCCCACCCCAGTGCTCCTGCTGTTATTTGTTTGCATTTTATCAGTTTGAACTTTGAACCACATACATTGAGCTGGCCTCAAGGCTGAAAAGCATGGTCTGCAGTGACACTCTGTCATTGTAAGTTTGCTACTAGCTTCTAGCTTCTGGCCTTCTTTAATGaggaaacttaattttttaatgtgcttTCAAGGTAGTTTTTGAAGTTGTGCCTGTGTCTAGATATGTGTATATCGGATGGTTTTCCAGGTGGTCATGATCTAAAATTTCTGCCCTGCAGGTGACACATACCGACTTCAAGAAGGCCAAGGAAAAGGTGATGTTCAAGAAGAAAGAAGGGGTGCCTGAAGGACTCTACATGTGATGATATTGTTGTCGTATCACCTGGGAAGTCCATTCTAGTCgtgcttttctatttttggaCTGTTTATTGTAAGTTCAAGTTCGATTATTTGTTCCTAGACTCGAGAATACAAGGTTGTCTGCCTGTGTATgaagaaatgataaaattctAATTGGGAAAcaccttaaatttattttgcgatttccaattttattagttaaaacCAAGGAAATTCTAGGCATCCGCCCCGTTGTATGACAGCAGCTGTTATGACTTATGAATGCTACACCAAaaagcaaggttgtcaatttcatTCCGTTCCGTCCGGAATGATcaaaacattccataccaattcaaaaaacgaaacaaaatagaacaaatttcatctcattttaaatcttggtccgttccggattttttgACTAAATTCCGTCCGAAACGTTCCGATTttattccacatgttccgttccgctcttgaaaagccattgaatcaaattaaaccttatttaatttaattaattaaaccacccaattataaaaaactcttttttattactattttctataacaatgatattaataataacattgaaaattattattattatttttattaacaatgatattaattttttaaaattagatttatcactaatatatatggtttatattcatgttgtttttttcatgtttatactttgtagggatttgagcaaaacaagggatgctttaaatttcattagccttaataacatttacctaactttatatttaaaatatttgtgttaaaacattttactttcataatattttgatattttgtttaagttgaattactttaagttaaagatctatttaattttgactatttagaaatattttaaattttgaaattatatttgtttggcattgtgtttgtattgcataatttataattaatttatcttgaatttgaattatgtttgttgaatatatatatatatatatatatatatatatgaacagtacaaccccgaaacggcacgccgaaacattccgaaactgaaacattccgttccaattaaaaaaataaaatacctatcaaaatggaattgacaaccttacCAAAAAGAGCTCGCTTTCTTGGTTACTTGCTAAACGAGCCACTTGGTTTCTGGCAGATAAATGCCATTTACTGGTGTTAAGATAGGGATCTGTATTATGAACTGGGACGGTTGATGAACATGCCTTTGGGTTGGGATTGTGGGGGTGGCTGGGaatgtggtggtggtggtggtgggggttttaaagtgtgttttatttagaaatgtagtaaaatatgtttttatttgaaaatattaaaaaaatttatttttaaaaaaaattaaaatttttaaaaatatagcttgtatttttttttcaaatacatttgaaaactcttgaaattttagggtagaaaaaaagttataatttatagttttttttaaataaattatttttttaaaactgtaaTTACGGATGATAAGGGCTTGAAGCATTGGGTTGTCCAGTAAATTTATGgattattgagttaattttataaattatatttttttttttattaaaacaataatttttgatcttttaccttttcttttagaaaaaaatctttgatattcacttgatttaatttgaattgaattttatcaagttattttatttattaaatcaacgaagtaaattatttattttggttcaaatTAAAACCTAATTTAGATTAGGTTTTAAATCATGgatattttgaataaatcaaGCCACCGCATCAATTTAAAAAGAGGTAGTGGGAAAGTAACCCATGGTACATATCCACTTATCTCTTTGAGTCCTGATTTTGGGATCAACAGGAGTTTTATTGTTAGGCAACGCTACGATGTCCTTGAACTTGCTTCACAGCGGCGCAGCAGGAGGCGGCGCCGGCGGCTAATAACACTAGGATAGAAATTAGGGTTAATTGATCCATCCATCTATGGAAGTATTTTCGTGCATGCACTTTTAAGAACTAATATCCGGCACTGTTTtgctagttttttcttttcttttctaattgattGTTTAGAATTATTTCTAAAAGATCAGCTTTGAatgttatgaaattattataattatattaatttgtttcatttttaatcatataaatttcaactagatttaagtaaaaaaaattagagaaataaattgaattattccAAGATTTAATGATTGATAgttatgataaatttatatgtccttaaaaaataattactaaaaaaatttcatctaaCATTaaccatttttaatttaaacatggatataaaattaacaatacatttatgaatatttttttttaaatcactgtCCTACCTCTTTTTTAAACATGGTatgaattattaagaaaaatatgaggtaataacaataaaagatacctttcttcttcttctttttattttctgttttttttttattattattttaaaactagacTGGTTCAATAATGGGTAAATTCAAAACCTAAATTGGTctagattaaagaaaaataactcaGCTAATCTAGTCAATTTAGGCTTGACTCTGCAAAGTGCAAAGCTTGACCAtcaatttgttgaatttttttttattaaaagaatattatttttattttttaaaataaaaattaaatggatcTTTTTAACATGTAAACCAGCCTTGCCTAGTAATATTGAATAACAATGAACTCTTATAGAAGGATCATAAGAATTGCAAAACATACAAGGactcaatcaaatcaaaacaaagtaTCGGAACTCAATCAAAAACCTTCGAAGAATACAGGGACTAAAGTTTAATGAAGAAGACAACGCTTATAAACCATCGCAAATTCATCGTATTGAACCCCAAAAACGCTACCGCAGCAAAGAGGAGTCCCACAGAGAATCGGTGGTCGGTGAAGCGTCTCAGCCTCTCAGGGCCGCCATAGCTATTATTTCACAGTTTAGCGAGAGCttaaagaagaaggaagaaaaacacaGAAGAAACAGCTTGATGGGAACCAAGCACAAGTGCCAAGTCTGTCATGAAGCTGAATCTAAGTACAAGTGCCCTTCTTGTCGTGTTCCATAGTAAGCAACAAAACCAGACTCATTGGCTTGCTGTTTTCTTTTGGACAGGATACagcttttctttatcttttgatGGAAttcgtgtttttcttttttgcagctGTTCTCTTGTCTGCTTCACCAAACATAaaggtattttctttttttattgttttatcttattttctttatttcaatatCTTGAACTTGAAGAAGTATCATGCTTGGAAATATATTGGAAATCCCAGGTGAATTATGGAGAAGATATGAAGCATGCTTTTTTGGAGTTTATTTGGGATAGATGATAACTAGAATAATTAGAGGCAGAACACAAAGTTGCTATCAGGGGAAGTTAggctttcttttgattttacaGACCGGGGCTCGGAATATGAACATAGGAAATATTAGGTGGTGTGAGCAATGAAGTTTGCTTTTTGGCAGTAATTAGCGGTGCTTGTTTACTGATTTGTGAGGATGTTGTTGGAAACTTTTGTACACATGAGATTTGAAGAAAAACTTATCATTTTATAATTCAGAGGGGAAAGAAAACCTTTCAGAGGTTGAGGCTTCTGGTCTAGTTTAGATTTAGGTAAAGCTGACCAGAGTTTATTGTATCACATATTTGTCATACTGCTATTGTTGGAAGTGGCATGGTATCTGGTACATGGACTAATGTGAGTTTTAAATGAATGGTGCAGAAACCCCTTGTGCAATACCAGTATCTGTGGAGGAAAAGCCAGGTAAGATTTTGTTCCTCGATGAATGTTGATGGATGATGTGATTCAGTGCTGTACTTCATGTTCTTGCAACTTTgtgatgtgttttttaattacatgGTTCGTTTCTCCTTGCCACCTCCTTATATA
Protein-coding sequences here:
- the LOC133692386 gene encoding 26S proteasome regulatory subunit 4 homolog A — encoded protein: MGQGPSGGLNRQGLPGDRKQDGSDKKDKKFEPAAPPARVGRKQRKQKGPEAAARLPTVTPHTKCKLRLLKMERIKDYLLMEEEFVANQERLKPQEEKAEEDRSKVDDLRGSPMSVGNLEELIDENHAIVSSSVGPEYYVGILSFVDKDQLEPGCAILMHNKVLSVVGLLQDEVDPMVSVMKVEKAPLESYADIGGLDAQIQEIKEAVELPLTHPELYEDIGIKPPKGVILYGEPGTGKTLLAKAVANSTSATFLRVVGSELIQKYLGDGPKLVRELFRVADDLSPSIVFIDEIDAVGTKRYDAHSGGEREIQRTMLELLNQLDGFDSRGDVKVILATNRIESLDPALLRPGRIDRKIEFPLPDIKTRRRIFQIHTARMTLADDVNLEEFVMTKDEFSGADIKAICTEAGLLALRERRMKVTHTDFKKAKEKVMFKKKEGVPEGLYM